Proteins from one Halopseudomonas pelagia genomic window:
- the secB gene encoding protein-export chaperone SecB, whose protein sequence is MAEENQNSQAANGAQGNSPQVQFSLQRIYVKDLSFESPKSPAIFQAKWNPQVNLDLNTRHTQLQEGIHEVVLSLSATVTNGEDDVSFIAEVQQAGIFAINGLDEAGMRHTLGAFCPNILFPYAREAIDNLVLRGSFPPLMLSPVNFDALFAQAEQRRTEEAAGNA, encoded by the coding sequence ATGGCCGAAGAAAACCAGAACAGCCAAGCCGCCAACGGCGCCCAAGGCAACTCGCCACAGGTTCAGTTCAGCTTGCAGCGTATCTACGTCAAGGACTTGTCATTTGAGTCGCCGAAATCACCGGCAATTTTTCAGGCCAAATGGAACCCTCAGGTCAATCTGGACCTGAACACCCGCCATACCCAGTTGCAGGAAGGCATTCACGAAGTCGTGCTGAGCCTCTCCGCTACGGTCACCAACGGTGAAGACGATGTGAGCTTCATCGCCGAAGTGCAGCAGGCCGGCATTTTTGCGATTAACGGACTGGATGAGGCAGGCATGCGCCACACCCTCGGCGCGTTCTGCCCGAACATTCTGTTTCCTTACGCCCGCGAAGCGATCGACAACCTGGTACTGCGCGGCAGCTTCCCTCCGCTGATGCTGTCCCCGGTCAACTTTGATGCCCTGTTCGCTCAGGCCGAGCAGCGCCGCACCGAAGAAGCCGCCGGTAACGCCTGA
- the rsd gene encoding sigma D regulator, whose amino-acid sequence MLDSCTTAQERWGGVHKLIDRWLAERKQLVSEYTALRDRAVPASSPDTDLESFCDVLVDYTSAGHFEVYEQLIREAEEFNDLGGIQLAKQLYPRIETITQTAIQFNDQYGESATGVDETLMQERLRHLGGLLHERFELEDCLIEVLHTAHQDMLSAL is encoded by the coding sequence ATGCTGGACAGTTGCACAACAGCTCAGGAACGTTGGGGCGGTGTACACAAACTGATTGACCGCTGGCTCGCGGAACGCAAGCAACTGGTTTCCGAATATACCGCACTGCGCGACCGGGCCGTACCGGCAAGCAGCCCCGACACGGACCTGGAATCCTTCTGCGACGTCCTCGTCGATTACACCTCCGCCGGGCATTTCGAAGTATACGAACAGCTCATTCGTGAGGCAGAAGAATTCAACGATCTGGGCGGCATTCAACTGGCCAAACAGCTTTATCCGCGCATCGAGACGATCACCCAGACCGCGATCCAATTCAATGATCAGTATGGCGAGTCCGCAACAGGCGTAGACGAGACGCTGATGCAGGAACGCCTGCGCCACCTCGGCGGCTTGCTGCACGAACGTTTTGAGCTGGAAGACTGTCTGATTGAGGTCTTGCACACCGCTCACCAAGACATGCTCAGCGCTTTGTAA
- a CDS encoding SDR family NAD(P)-dependent oxidoreductase: MDLGFAPDRPACIVVAGASRGIGWALVQQLLLRTDVGQIFALARSAPQGGWPNDSRLIPLLGDLADEPALEALAANVAERCSRLDMLVNTVGFLHEDQGQQPEKSLRQVSLSALQRSFTINAGIPILLAKAFLPLLRGKHRCIFASLSARVGSIGDNRLGGWYAYRASKAAQNMLLRTFAVEWQRLNRQGICLLLHPGTTDTELSRPFQANVPEGKLFTADFVAERLLAVMAERVPEDTGQFYAWDGKLIPW, encoded by the coding sequence ATGGATTTGGGTTTTGCGCCGGATCGACCGGCCTGCATTGTTGTCGCCGGTGCCAGTCGCGGCATTGGTTGGGCGTTGGTGCAGCAGCTGCTGTTGCGTACGGACGTCGGTCAGATCTTTGCGTTAGCGCGAAGCGCACCTCAGGGCGGTTGGCCGAATGACTCAAGGTTGATCCCGCTGCTCGGTGACCTGGCTGACGAGCCAGCCCTGGAGGCCTTGGCAGCCAATGTGGCGGAGCGCTGTAGCCGGCTGGATATGTTGGTCAATACCGTGGGTTTTCTGCATGAGGATCAGGGGCAGCAGCCGGAAAAATCCCTGCGCCAGGTATCCCTCAGCGCATTGCAGCGCAGCTTCACTATCAACGCGGGAATTCCGATTTTGCTCGCCAAGGCCTTCTTGCCACTGCTGCGCGGCAAGCACCGCTGCATCTTTGCCTCGCTGTCGGCGCGGGTGGGGTCCATCGGTGACAACCGTCTGGGCGGTTGGTATGCCTACCGCGCCAGCAAGGCAGCGCAGAACATGCTGCTGCGCACCTTCGCCGTGGAGTGGCAACGGTTGAACCGCCAGGGAATTTGTCTGCTGTTGCACCCCGGCACCACCGATACCGAGCTGTCGCGACCTTTTCAGGCGAATGTGCCGGAGGGCAAGCTGTTCACCGCCGACTTCGTCGCCGAACGATTGCTGGCGGTGATGGCGGAACGGGTCCCTGAAGATACTGGCCAGTTCTACGCCTGGGACGGCAAGCTTATTCCCTGGTGA
- a CDS encoding DUF6436 domain-containing protein, producing the protein MQTQSAFRIWLKRTVIGALLLIWILGLAWAFWWYEAHYLKAFERPAYFGAEAVAPPFEPGQVQVLHVWQSGCPCNGGHQGYVDEMTQRFGSQGVQFARSGQNSAQTLPGVLKTLPFWPMPDAWASWPGAPSVAIWDAAGKLAYVGPYSDGAQCSQASSFIEPVISALLAGRRVNILNQDTVSCLCDIQ; encoded by the coding sequence TTGCAGACACAATCAGCGTTCCGGATCTGGCTTAAGCGCACGGTAATTGGCGCTTTGCTGTTGATCTGGATTCTCGGCCTGGCCTGGGCGTTCTGGTGGTATGAGGCGCACTATCTCAAGGCCTTTGAGCGGCCGGCCTATTTTGGCGCTGAAGCGGTGGCGCCACCGTTCGAACCCGGTCAGGTTCAGGTGCTGCATGTGTGGCAGAGCGGGTGTCCATGTAATGGCGGGCATCAAGGCTATGTTGATGAGATGACTCAGCGTTTTGGTAGTCAGGGAGTGCAGTTCGCACGCTCTGGCCAGAACTCGGCGCAGACGCTGCCAGGGGTGTTGAAAACGCTACCGTTCTGGCCTATGCCTGATGCCTGGGCAAGCTGGCCCGGCGCGCCCTCCGTCGCGATCTGGGATGCCGCCGGGAAGCTCGCCTATGTCGGCCCCTATAGTGATGGCGCGCAATGCAGTCAGGCCAGCAGTTTTATCGAGCCGGTGATCAGCGCGTTGTTGGCTGGCCGCCGGGTTAATATCCTCAATCAGGATACCGTTTCATGTCTGTGTGACATCCAATGA
- a CDS encoding YaiI/YqxD family protein produces MTLWIDADACPRPVRDIVVRAARRRQIELVLVANSPQALPPGPGIRQVTVSSGADVADQYIIDHSVPGDLVITADIPLAAGLVERKVTAINPRGEVYNKANVGERLAVRNLMDELRGAGLAGRSGPAPYNDKDKQAFANSLDRLLANL; encoded by the coding sequence ATGACGCTTTGGATTGATGCTGATGCCTGCCCCCGCCCCGTACGCGATATCGTCGTGCGGGCGGCCCGGCGCCGGCAAATTGAACTGGTACTGGTCGCCAACAGCCCACAAGCGCTGCCGCCCGGCCCTGGCATCCGCCAGGTTACGGTCTCCAGCGGCGCCGATGTGGCCGACCAATACATCATCGACCATTCAGTGCCCGGCGATTTGGTCATTACCGCCGACATCCCGCTGGCCGCGGGCCTGGTCGAACGCAAGGTCACCGCAATCAACCCGCGTGGCGAGGTGTATAACAAAGCCAACGTGGGCGAACGCCTGGCAGTGCGCAACCTGATGGACGAACTGCGCGGCGCCGGCCTGGCCGGCCGCAGCGGCCCCGCACCCTACAACGACAAGGACAAGCAGGCCTTTGCCAACTCGCTGGATCGCTTGCTGGCCAACCTCTAG
- a CDS encoding TIGR02444 family protein, with protein MTKTALTLTDHVHRLYPLPGVEPILLRLQDEYGLDVLLLLVGCWLAGRGQPVEGTDWTSICAEQRPAHQRVIMHLRAARRAVAEHDRDTELYSMIKACEQAAEWQQLERLGVFCEGMGVVLSDPVSPDAQLFASCEAQGVEVSASVSRLLAELAGLVTRQIRMKR; from the coding sequence ATGACCAAGACTGCTTTGACGTTGACCGATCATGTGCACAGGCTATACCCGTTGCCGGGTGTCGAGCCGATACTGCTGCGTCTGCAGGACGAGTACGGGCTGGACGTGTTACTGCTGTTGGTCGGCTGTTGGCTGGCCGGGCGCGGGCAACCCGTGGAAGGTACAGATTGGACGAGTATTTGCGCCGAGCAACGGCCGGCGCATCAGCGGGTGATCATGCACTTGCGCGCGGCACGCAGAGCAGTGGCCGAGCATGATCGCGATACCGAGCTGTACTCCATGATCAAAGCCTGCGAGCAGGCCGCCGAGTGGCAGCAGTTGGAGCGCTTGGGAGTGTTCTGCGAAGGGATGGGCGTGGTGCTCAGTGATCCCGTGAGCCCCGACGCGCAATTGTTTGCCAGCTGCGAGGCTCAAGGGGTTGAGGTAAGTGCGTCAGTGAGCCGCTTGCTCGCCGAACTGGCCGGGCTGGTGACCCGGCAGATCAGGATGAAGCGCTAG
- a CDS encoding GGDEF domain-containing protein, with protein sequence MLGELDLKTLGVALSLVTLSMTLLLSIAAWHAGSEKGLRHWAMGNFALMLGLLMNVNQDHIHHSLSVVLANGLMTLGIGVTWLGVRAFKGTSQPQAGPILAALLVMLLLWIFRFHFDSLTARLGIASIVLATMSLLCARELLIPAEQPLRTGYWLAGGVALFCGLGLTLRAIASLSSLSPTVAISNNPLQSATLLGAMVAQIGLASGFILMTHYRTAMALHRLSERDALTGTLNRRSLYEQALQILSKASETKLPVTLIMLDADHFKRINDEFGHQTGDAVLCHMVARIRQHLRANDLLGRYGGEEFILILPGLDTDSATQVAERIRLGLCNQPWHAEDTPVQLSISLGVACSDQQGYVFDILLGAADAALYQAKALGRNRVELARHPGTAPKDEMALRLLSQFRHNLDV encoded by the coding sequence ATGCTCGGCGAACTTGATCTAAAGACCCTAGGTGTTGCCCTGTCTCTGGTCACCCTGAGCATGACCCTGTTGCTGTCAATTGCTGCCTGGCATGCCGGCAGCGAGAAGGGCCTGCGCCATTGGGCCATGGGCAACTTCGCATTGATGCTCGGCCTGCTGATGAACGTCAACCAGGATCACATCCACCACAGCCTCTCCGTCGTGCTCGCCAACGGTTTGATGACCCTGGGCATAGGCGTGACCTGGCTCGGTGTGCGCGCATTCAAAGGCACCAGCCAGCCTCAAGCCGGGCCTATTCTAGCGGCGTTGCTGGTGATGCTGCTGCTATGGATATTCCGCTTCCATTTCGACAGCCTTACCGCCCGGCTGGGCATCGCTTCTATCGTGCTGGCGACCATGAGCCTGCTCTGCGCCCGCGAACTGCTGATCCCTGCCGAACAACCCCTGCGTACAGGCTACTGGCTGGCCGGCGGTGTTGCGCTCTTCTGCGGTCTGGGCCTGACTCTACGCGCGATTGCCAGCCTGAGCAGCCTGTCGCCCACGGTGGCAATCAGCAACAACCCACTGCAAAGCGCGACTTTACTGGGAGCCATGGTCGCGCAGATTGGCTTGGCCAGTGGCTTTATCCTGATGACCCACTATCGCACCGCCATGGCCTTGCACCGTCTGTCTGAAAGGGATGCTCTGACCGGCACCCTGAACCGGCGCAGTCTATATGAGCAGGCTTTGCAAATCTTGAGCAAGGCCAGCGAGACCAAACTCCCGGTGACGCTGATCATGCTCGATGCGGACCATTTCAAGCGTATCAATGATGAATTCGGTCATCAGACCGGCGATGCCGTGCTGTGTCATATGGTCGCACGGATACGCCAGCATCTACGCGCCAACGATTTGCTCGGTCGTTACGGTGGTGAAGAATTTATTCTGATTCTTCCCGGCCTGGATACCGACAGTGCGACACAGGTAGCCGAACGTATCCGCCTGGGTCTGTGCAACCAGCCATGGCACGCCGAGGATACCCCGGTGCAATTAAGCATCAGCCTGGGTGTCGCCTGCTCCGACCAACAAGGCTATGTTTTCGACATTCTGCTCGGCGCCGCTGACGCCGCTTTATATCAGGCGAAAGCGCTCGGGCGTAACCGCGTGGAGCTGGCTCGACACCCCGGAACCGCGCCCAAGGATGAAATGGCATTACGCTTGCTGTCGCAATTCCGTCATAATCTGGACGTATAA
- a CDS encoding DUF3833 domain-containing protein, which yields MTHALKLLLIACVLTLTACAGPEVDHYASEKPELRLQDYFNGELEAWGMFQKRNGEVARRFHVQMTGTWDGDTGVLDEHFTYSDGTKERRVWTLIQQPDGTWRGTADDVEGEAVGVVAGNAFHWKYTLKLKVDDSTWLVDFDDWMYLIDDRVMLNRASMSKWGVELGQVTLNFYKP from the coding sequence ATGACCCATGCACTGAAACTGCTGCTGATCGCCTGCGTGCTGACGCTGACCGCTTGCGCTGGCCCCGAGGTGGACCACTACGCCAGCGAAAAGCCCGAGCTCAGACTGCAGGACTATTTCAACGGAGAGCTGGAAGCCTGGGGCATGTTCCAGAAGCGCAATGGCGAAGTTGCACGACGCTTCCATGTTCAAATGACCGGCACCTGGGACGGCGATACCGGCGTTCTTGACGAGCATTTTACCTATTCCGATGGAACCAAAGAGCGTCGCGTCTGGACCTTGATCCAGCAACCCGATGGCACCTGGCGCGGTACCGCTGATGATGTTGAGGGCGAGGCGGTAGGCGTGGTGGCAGGCAATGCCTTTCACTGGAAATACACTCTAAAGCTGAAAGTAGACGACAGTACCTGGTTGGTAGACTTCGACGACTGGATGTATCTGATTGACGATCGCGTGATGCTCAACCGCGCCAGCATGTCCAAATGGGGCGTGGAATTGGGCCAGGTCACCCTGAACTTCTATAAGCCTTGA
- a CDS encoding disulfide bond formation protein B: MALPASRPFYLLAVIFCTTLMVIALYMEHVLGLVPCPLCIIQRVLVILVGLIALIAVLHNPLPKLAEGRRPAARVYAFVLTLFSVLGAAVAGRQVWLQHQPADQLPSCLPSLDYMVDVLPLQEILGLLFSGTADCAKVDWTFLGLSIAEGTLLAFIGLSLFGLVQLFRSTD, translated from the coding sequence ATGGCCCTGCCCGCTTCACGACCTTTCTATTTGCTCGCCGTTATTTTCTGCACCACCTTGATGGTGATCGCACTCTATATGGAGCACGTGCTCGGCCTGGTGCCTTGCCCGCTGTGTATCATTCAGCGCGTGCTGGTGATTCTGGTGGGGCTAATCGCACTGATTGCCGTTCTGCATAATCCACTACCGAAACTGGCCGAGGGTCGCCGGCCGGCAGCCAGAGTCTATGCATTTGTGCTTACGCTATTCTCCGTGCTCGGCGCCGCCGTGGCTGGTAGGCAGGTCTGGTTGCAACATCAACCTGCGGATCAGTTGCCCTCGTGCCTGCCCAGCCTGGACTACATGGTCGACGTGTTGCCCCTGCAGGAAATCCTCGGCTTGCTGTTCAGTGGCACTGCCGACTGCGCCAAGGTTGACTGGACATTTCTCGGCCTGAGCATCGCCGAAGGTACTCTACTGGCGTTTATTGGCCTGAGTCTGTTCGGCCTGGTCCAACTGTTTCGCAGCACCGACTGA
- the hemB gene encoding porphobilinogen synthase: protein MSFDSVHRQFPNSRLRRLRRDDFSRRLVRENRLSVDDLIYPVFVLEGSQQREAIASMPGIERLSIDLLLEEAAELVELGIPAVALFPVTPLDCKSLDGAEAWNPEGLAQRATRALKAAFPQLGVITDVALDPFTTHGQDGIIDEQGYVLNDITIEALVKQTLSHAEAGADIVAPSDMMDGRVGAMRRALEEAGHVNTRILAYSAKYASAYYGPFRDAVGSAGNLGKSNKSTYQMDPGNTDEALHEVASDLSEGADMVMIKPGMPYLDIVHRVKSTFKVPTFVYQVSGEYAMHQAAIANGWLSEAVILESLTAFKRAGADAILTYYAKTAARQLQERG, encoded by the coding sequence GTGAGTTTTGATTCAGTCCACCGCCAGTTTCCCAACAGCCGTCTGCGCCGCCTGCGTCGTGATGATTTTTCTCGCCGCCTAGTGCGGGAAAACCGCTTGAGCGTGGATGATCTTATCTATCCGGTATTTGTTCTCGAGGGTAGCCAGCAGCGCGAGGCCATCGCCTCTATGCCCGGCATCGAACGCCTGTCCATCGACTTGCTGCTCGAAGAGGCTGCTGAACTGGTTGAGCTGGGTATACCGGCGGTGGCGCTGTTCCCGGTAACGCCGCTGGACTGCAAGTCGCTTGATGGCGCCGAAGCCTGGAACCCTGAAGGCCTGGCCCAGCGCGCCACGCGGGCGTTGAAAGCGGCCTTCCCGCAACTGGGGGTGATCACCGACGTGGCCCTGGATCCATTCACCACCCACGGGCAGGACGGCATCATCGACGAGCAAGGCTACGTGCTGAACGACATCACCATCGAGGCGCTGGTGAAGCAGACGCTGTCCCATGCTGAAGCCGGTGCCGACATAGTCGCACCCTCGGACATGATGGACGGCCGGGTGGGCGCCATGCGCCGGGCGCTGGAAGAAGCCGGCCACGTCAATACACGTATTCTGGCTTACTCGGCGAAATACGCCAGCGCCTACTACGGGCCGTTCCGCGACGCCGTGGGCTCTGCCGGCAATCTGGGCAAGAGCAACAAATCGACCTACCAGATGGATCCCGGCAATACCGACGAAGCCCTGCACGAGGTCGCGAGCGACCTCTCAGAGGGAGCCGACATGGTGATGATCAAGCCCGGCATGCCTTACCTGGATATCGTTCATCGGGTGAAAAGTACCTTCAAGGTACCGACCTTCGTCTATCAGGTCAGTGGTGAATACGCGATGCATCAGGCCGCCATTGCCAACGGCTGGCTCAGCGAAGCGGTGATTCTCGAATCCCTGACCGCATTCAAGCGAGCCGGTGCCGATGCCATCCTGACTTATTATGCAAAAACCGCCGCCCGTCAGTTGCAGGAACGCGGCTAG
- a CDS encoding ATP-binding cassette domain-containing protein has protein sequence MIKIESLTLQRGPLRLLENADLTLHPGQKAGLLGTNGAGKSSLFALLRGELSPDAGDCSLPPDWRISHMQQEIDNLDRVAVDYVLDGDARLRDIQQRLADAEDQQLAAELGTLYAELEAHDGFSADSRARTLLAGLGFSSEQCEAKVGDFSGGWRMRLNLAQALMCPSDLLLLDEPTNHLDLDAILWLEDWLRAYQGTLLLISHDRDFLDAVVEHIVHVEARKLTLYRGGYTQFERTRAERLGQQQAAFEKQQAQREHMQKYIARFRAQASKAKQAQSRLKALERMENIGPAHMDSPFSFSFREADSQSSPLIDLHHGQLGYGDKAILEQVKLQLVPGARIGVLGPNGAGKSTLIKTLAGSLALQSGEMKTGEHLAIGYFAQHQLDSLDPKASPLLHLARIAPQEREQALRNFLGGFDFHGARAEEPVLNFSGGEKARLALALIAWQKPNLLLLDEPTNHLDMEMRHALTLALQQFEGAMLLVSHDRALIRDTTDELWLVADGRLETYEDDLDTYTRWLARFRQQQADEIKAANAGDAGAEPERVDAKTQRRLAAEQRQRLAPLKKSIDKLEKEMSKAQAELGEIETALADADIYSQDNKDQLKALLARQAASKQLIEQLEERWLESNEELEAMAEAEDACDRA, from the coding sequence ATGATCAAGATCGAATCCCTGACACTCCAACGTGGCCCGCTGCGCTTGCTGGAGAACGCTGACCTCACCCTGCATCCCGGCCAGAAAGCGGGCTTGCTGGGCACCAACGGTGCCGGCAAATCCAGCCTGTTTGCCCTGCTGCGCGGCGAACTGAGCCCCGACGCAGGCGACTGCAGTCTGCCCCCGGACTGGCGTATTTCGCACATGCAGCAGGAGATCGACAACCTTGACCGAGTTGCCGTGGACTATGTGCTGGATGGCGACGCGCGCCTGCGTGACATTCAGCAGCGCCTGGCTGACGCGGAAGATCAGCAGTTGGCGGCAGAGCTCGGCACTTTGTATGCCGAACTGGAAGCGCATGATGGCTTCAGTGCGGACAGCCGCGCGCGCACTTTGCTTGCCGGCCTGGGCTTCAGCAGCGAACAATGTGAAGCCAAGGTAGGGGATTTTTCCGGCGGCTGGCGCATGCGCCTGAACCTGGCGCAGGCACTGATGTGCCCATCTGACCTGCTGCTTCTCGATGAACCGACCAACCACCTGGATCTGGATGCGATTCTCTGGCTGGAAGACTGGTTGCGGGCCTATCAGGGCACCTTGTTGCTTATCTCTCACGACCGCGATTTCCTCGATGCGGTGGTAGAGCACATCGTGCACGTGGAAGCACGCAAGCTGACCCTGTACCGCGGTGGCTACACGCAATTCGAGCGTACCCGTGCCGAGCGTCTTGGCCAGCAACAGGCCGCGTTCGAAAAGCAGCAAGCGCAACGCGAACATATGCAGAAGTACATTGCCCGCTTCCGTGCCCAGGCAAGCAAGGCCAAGCAGGCGCAAAGCCGCCTGAAAGCCCTGGAGCGCATGGAAAACATCGGCCCGGCGCATATGGATTCACCTTTTTCGTTCAGCTTTCGCGAGGCCGACAGCCAGTCCAGCCCCCTGATAGATCTGCACCACGGCCAGCTTGGCTATGGCGATAAGGCCATCCTGGAGCAGGTCAAATTGCAACTGGTTCCCGGCGCGCGGATTGGCGTGCTGGGCCCGAATGGTGCCGGCAAATCAACCCTGATCAAGACCCTGGCCGGCAGCCTGGCATTGCAAAGCGGTGAAATGAAAACCGGGGAGCATCTGGCCATCGGTTATTTTGCCCAACATCAGCTCGACAGCCTGGACCCCAAAGCCAGCCCGCTGCTTCACCTGGCCCGCATCGCGCCGCAGGAGCGTGAGCAGGCACTGCGTAATTTCCTCGGCGGCTTTGACTTCCATGGTGCGCGCGCCGAAGAGCCGGTGCTGAACTTCTCCGGTGGCGAGAAAGCCCGCCTGGCCCTGGCTTTGATCGCCTGGCAGAAACCCAACCTGCTGTTGCTGGACGAGCCGACCAACCACCTGGATATGGAAATGCGCCACGCGCTGACGCTGGCGCTGCAGCAATTTGAGGGTGCCATGCTGTTGGTCTCCCACGACCGCGCGTTGATCCGCGACACAACGGACGAACTCTGGCTGGTCGCCGACGGCCGACTTGAGACTTACGAAGACGACCTGGATACCTACACGCGCTGGCTGGCGCGCTTCCGCCAGCAACAGGCGGACGAAATCAAAGCCGCCAACGCCGGCGATGCGGGTGCGGAGCCGGAGCGGGTAGATGCCAAGACGCAGCGCCGCCTGGCGGCCGAACAGCGTCAGCGGCTGGCACCGCTAAAGAAAAGCATCGACAAGCTGGAGAAAGAAATGAGCAAGGCCCAGGCCGAACTCGGCGAGATCGAGACCGCCCTAGCCGATGCCGATATCTATAGTCAGGACAACAAGGACCAGCTCAAAGCGCTGCTGGCTCGTCAGGCCGCCAGCAAACAACTGATCGAGCAACTGGAAGAACGCTGGCTCGAGAGTAACGAAGAGCTGGAAGCCATGGCTGAAGCGGAAGACGCGTGCGACAGGGCTTGA